One segment of Saprospiraceae bacterium DNA contains the following:
- a CDS encoding peptide chain release factor 3: MSNFLSELHRRRTFAIVAHPDAGKTTLTEKLLLFGGAIQTAGAVKSNKIKKSTVSDFMEIERQRGISVSTSVMGFEYRDLQINILDTPGHEDFAEDTYRTLTAVDSAIVVVDVANGVEKQTEKLTKVCRMRDTPLIFFVNKMDREGKDAFDLLDEIEQKLDVKVRPLSWPIGMGQRFKGVYNLYERKLVLFNPHGKQEDEEIIVFEDLANPDLEKHIGESAARELRHDVEVIETVYPPFKIKDYQSGAICPVFFGSAVNNFGVKELLDCFVEIAPTPLPREAEERLVEPEEPKMSGFVFKIFANMDPRHRDRIAFLRICSGKFERNKNYRHIRLGRDMKFPNPTMFMASKKTLLEEAYPGDVVGLYDSGNFKIGDTLTEGEMLHFKGIPSFSPEQFRYVENADPMKQKQFAKGLDQLMDEGVAQMFTRQSDGRRIIGTVGQLQFEVIQHRLESEYGAKCRYEPVNLHKACWVSATDPKALEEFLERRKRDIAKDSEGQLVFLAETPWILQTAQENFPKIRFSFTSEG; the protein is encoded by the coding sequence ATGTCCAATTTCCTTTCAGAACTCCATCGCCGCCGCACCTTCGCCATCGTCGCCCACCCCGACGCGGGCAAAACGACTTTGACCGAAAAACTGCTCCTGTTTGGCGGCGCCATCCAGACCGCCGGCGCGGTGAAAAGCAACAAAATCAAAAAAAGCACCGTGTCGGACTTTATGGAAATCGAGCGGCAACGCGGTATTTCCGTGAGTACCTCGGTCATGGGTTTCGAGTACAGAGACTTGCAAATCAACATCTTGGACACGCCGGGCCACGAGGATTTTGCTGAAGACACTTACCGGACTTTGACTGCCGTTGACTCGGCCATCGTGGTGGTGGACGTGGCGAACGGCGTGGAAAAGCAGACCGAAAAACTTACCAAAGTCTGCCGGATGCGCGACACGCCGCTCATCTTCTTTGTCAATAAAATGGACCGCGAGGGCAAAGATGCGTTCGACTTGCTGGACGAAATCGAGCAAAAATTAGATGTGAAAGTGCGTCCTCTTTCGTGGCCGATTGGCATGGGGCAAAGGTTCAAAGGCGTGTATAATTTGTACGAGCGGAAACTCGTGCTGTTCAACCCGCACGGCAAGCAGGAGGACGAGGAAATCATTGTGTTTGAAGACCTCGCAAACCCCGATTTGGAAAAACACATCGGCGAAAGCGCCGCCCGCGAACTGCGCCACGACGTGGAAGTCATCGAAACCGTCTATCCGCCTTTCAAAATCAAGGACTACCAATCGGGCGCGATTTGCCCCGTGTTTTTCGGCTCGGCGGTGAATAATTTTGGCGTGAAAGAACTTTTGGATTGTTTCGTCGAAATCGCCCCTACCCCACTCCCGCGCGAGGCCGAAGAACGCCTCGTGGAGCCGGAAGAGCCGAAAATGAGCGGCTTCGTGTTCAAGATTTTTGCCAACATGGACCCACGCCACCGCGACCGCATCGCTTTCCTGCGCATCTGCTCCGGCAAGTTTGAACGAAACAAAAACTACCGCCACATCCGGCTGGGGCGCGACATGAAATTTCCCAACCCTACGATGTTCATGGCCTCGAAAAAGACTTTGCTGGAAGAGGCCTACCCCGGCGACGTGGTGGGTCTCTACGATTCGGGCAATTTCAAAATCGGCGACACGCTGACGGAGGGCGAAATGCTGCATTTCAAAGGGATTCCCTCTTTTTCGCCCGAACAGTTCCGCTATGTCGAGAACGCCGACCCGATGAAACAGAAGCAATTTGCCAAAGGTCTCGACCAACTCATGGACGAGGGCGTGGCGCAAATGTTCACTCGCCAGAGCGACGGTCGGCGCATCATCGGCACGGTGGGTCAACTGCAATTCGAGGTCATCCAGCACCGCCTCGAAAGCGAGTACGGCGCGAAATGCCGCTACGAACCCGTGAATCTGCACAAAGCCTGCTGGGTGAGCGCGACCGACCCGAAGGCGCTCGAAGAATTCCTCGAGCGCCGCAAACGCGACATCGCCAAAGACAGCGAGGGGCAGTTGGTTTTCCTTGCCGAAACCCCGTGGATTCTGCAAACGGCGCAGGAGAACTTTCCGAAAATCAGGTTTTCGTTTACGAGTGAAGGGTGA